The Diceros bicornis minor isolate mBicDic1 chromosome 1, mDicBic1.mat.cur, whole genome shotgun sequence sequence CCTGGGGAGTGGAGTTCATCGCTGCCAAGGGGAGTCAGGGAGGCAGCCTCGGTCTCCTCACTCTTCTTGTGGTTCACTTCCTTTGGgacaggaagtcttccctgaaaaGCAGGTGGACCCACACAcaaagagacagacacacacacaaaaagagacacacttaGTCATGCTTCTGAAACCATTTGAAAATTTCTGCTTCCCCCTCCCGCCTGCCTTTTATCCTTGAACTCCTGATGTCTTGCAAACAGAGTTTACATATTAAACACAGTTCACCTGAATGTAAATATTAGGTCTGTGGGGGTATGAAGTAATTAAACACTAGCTGCCTTGGCTTCGGTAAAATCAAGCGCTTCTCTAACGGCTGTGCCCAGCCATGTGGGAGGCAGCATTCCCCAGAGTCAGGTTTCTGAAGACAGTTTCTAGTATCATTTAGGGCCTGACAGGAAGCTGGGTAAAAGGTGCTCAGAGGAGTgttaatacaatttttttaaagagttcaaTGGCtgtggtgaaagggataattctctgttttctaatatataataaaaatatttaaaagcatatCACGATTTGTACAAATGTAATTTATGTATGGTTTATTCTATAAGCCACTGACACAGTCCATGTGCGGTCAGAATGAGAAGTGGGTTCCAAAGGTGGGAGTATAGTTCGGGCAGAAATAGTGTGGGGTTGGGGCAGGGCTGtaggaaagaggaggagagtgTAAAACCAAGGACAGCAGAGAGTGGGATTCAGCTAGTTTGGATGGACTGGGGCTATTCTAAGTCTCTCCTCACAATCTTGATGAGTGAGgtttttgtgtttctgactagAATAATCCACCACAGTGTGACCGATGATCTGTTGAGCACCCATGGGGAGACACTCTCCATCAGAACCAAACAGCAAGAAGACAGGAGACTGAAGCCCATTCGCCCAAGGGATGATATAAAATAAAGGTCCTACTTTCTCACAAATAGACTGTATGCCCCAATCAgatatgaaaatggtgatttgaTAGCAGTCTCTCTTTTAGCCAAACTATTAATTACTGGAGTTTTCTCcagtaattattatttaataatttatattattaaatattttatatttattaaatattattattaaataatttaataaattatttaatttcttaaaaccaTAATTATCCATTATGgttttaagagatttttttttttttctttttgaagtcaTATGTTCTAACAGGACATTTATAATAAGCTAATTTGACAGGATATATGTACTTGGATTAAAGTTATAATCTTGCTTTGTGATCTGTAAATTGTcgcatttgcatttctctttaagAAGAATTCAGAAGTCAGGCACTTCCAAACAACTTGAAACTGAATAAATGTTCTCAGCAGCCCTAGGGCGAACTAAATGTAAAGATAGTTCAACTTTAAGAAGTCTTATTTACTGTACAGACTTTTCACATCAAACATCTGGTGTGtctaaattttatgtttaaaaatctcAGACTTTGAAAGCGTACATTTTTAGGATGTATATAAAATCCACTTAGTATGTACTTTAATGTTCCAGTCTTATAGGTTGGTTTGGTATCATTAAATAGCAGTAGGACCAAACcagaaaaattcattaaaatataattcatcacTCACATATACTTAAGGATCTAGATAATTATATTAAGCAATTCCTTTCAGTTGTGAAAATTATTTCAGTCTCAAAATTTTGGCACGCAATcgcaagatttaaaaaaagaaaaagtgatccTGGTGcctttaaaataatgtttgttcCTCCTCCCCCATCAAGCAGTTAGCACAGTTCAAGATACAACAAATTTAGGTTTTGGACAAATGAAGAACTCAACGGCTGCTAACTGTCACAGGCCAGGAAGGAAAATCAAAAGTTTATAAACTTTATTCCACTCAACAACTACACTCTGTACATAGCTGGCCTTAAAATTGCTTACTTCAGTTCAGACTTACTCTGTTCAAAGTGAATATACAGAACATTAGTCTGTCTCTATACAAATTCTCAGTCTTATTAATCTTTTACCTCCATGGAAAACATAGAATAAAATGAAGAGCTAAGTGGGATCTGGGTAATTAGGGGAGAggtatttccagaaaaaaaaatgtgagggaGATTATTTCAGATTTGAATTTaccatttttactattttttctctcttttgaggCTCTCAATTATTCGTGTCTTCATTTATTATTAATgttctgagtgcctactatggcTTGAATATTCTATTAGATTTTAAGCCTACAGAGATTTAAACAGAGACAAAAACAGTCCCTGTCCATCCTGCCTTTAATTAACTTGCTGTATGGGAGACACCTAAGTACTTGGACAATGGAAAGGCAATGGAGGTAAGTTATGCAGGGAGGTATGCTCCTGAAGCACCCTGAGGGGCCATAACCCAACATGCCTGTGGGGAGAGGTGCTCCTGGAGAGATAAAGTTCTGAGTATCCTCTCTTTGGAGGCTGGAATTTACTAGATTTCAATCCTTACCTCCTGTCCCTCAGGAGGTCTTCCTGCCCCCACTGAAGGAATTTTAGGCTTCTGCAGCAAGGGGAGGAGGTATTTTGAAGAGGGGACACAATGATGCCTTATTGCTTCAGAAGTCAGGCCTTACAAGAATTCAGGCAAAAATAATCATATCTTCCTTCATCATCTAGCACATAATGGTGCCTAGAGAACTTGAGTAATCTAGAAGgttggaggagggggaaaggataTGTCCAGTGGCTCCCACAGACTAGTTCTCCTGGATGTCCCTACAGCTGACCTGCCTCAGTTGGATGGCCCTCTCTGCTGATGACTGTTAGTATGTGAATCCCCCGTTACGTGCCTTGGACCAAGTAAGTCAAGATTATTTTTCTTATGATTATGCAAAGATGTGCTTTCCAGAAGGAAACTGCTGAAAAAGGGACAAATATATTATGCCTAAAATACTATTCACATATTTAGAAAGGAAAGAACTTAAAATAACAGAAGACCTGAATCCCAGGATCCATTGTGCCAACCCTCCAGAGCATGCCTTAATGCAGGCAAGGCCTAGTACCTGGACTGGCCTTCCAAGAGGAAAGGGAGGCACTGTTGACCTCATCAAGGAACTTGCCTAGTCTTGCCCCTCCAGTTGATGTCACTAGTATCAATGAGAGGACCTCTGGATGCCTGAATGGGGCAGGAACTAATGAAAATACTATACTCTCCTGCGCCCCTTCCATTATCACGTCTTACCCTAAGCTGCTCAGGGGAATTATGGCCTGAGCTGGCCTGCTAAAGAACGTCTAGAATTATACTGCCActgctggtggtgtagtggtgagGTGGTGTGGTGGCatgatggtggtggtgtggtggtgaagtggtgtggtggtggtgaggtggtgtggtggtggtgaggtggtgtggtggcatggtggtggtggtgaggtggTGAGGTGGTGTGGTGAGATGGTGTGGTGGTGATgaggtggtgtggtggtggtgtggtggtggtgtggtggtggtgaggtggtgtggtggtggtggtgagatggtgtggtggtggtgaggtggtgtggtggcatggtggtggtggtgtggtggtgaggtggtgtggtggtggtgagatggtgtggtggtggtgaggtggtgtggtggcatggtggtggtggtgaggtggTGTGGTGAGATGGTGTGGTGGTGATgaggtggtgtggtggtggtgtggtggtggtgtggtggtggtgaggtggtgtggtggtggtgtggtggtggtgtggtggtggtgaagtggtgtggtggtggtgtggtggtggtaaggtggtgtggtggtggtggtgtggtggtggtgtggtggtggtgaggtGGTGGGGTGTGGGTGTGTTTTAAGTAAAGCCTCGGTATTTAAGCTCACTTGCACTTCCACTCTACAAGATCAGCACAAGTCTAGCTCAGACAGGGCCAAAATCATTTTGTTCACCTACTTTCCTGCCAATGATTTCAACCTTGACCTTCagaaattttctgaaagattaaAAGTgatttagaattgttttctttcattgcAAACTGCCAGTTGACCCAATCTCTTCAAATTCTGCCAGTCAGTAACAGACAGCAAATTGCTGAAACCATTCAGTGTAAATAAGAGTTTCTCAAACAGGGAAATATCAGTACTGGCTGGAAAGGCCTCACCATTGATCAGTTACacttataaaacttttaaatggaaattttattttcaatggaCTCTATTTTTATTAATTGCAAAATCAGCAGGTCAGTGGTAAAAAGTACAATCCTCCTGCTTAAGGTCAAATTGATATTTACCCTAACAGGCAAAGTCCAAAGGTGTCTACAGTAAAAACTCTAAATGTTTttgttgggtttttgtttttgtttttttcggaAATGGTGCTAAAatctaaaatgtaaattttacaaattttcttAAGGCAGAAAATTGTCACACCTAAGATGTCAGAACCACGAAAGCATGTTTATAGAAAATACTTTTAGGCCtaaaaattagaagaaagaaatataatagttttttatattctttctgtATTGTTTCATGGTTAATATTATCAGACATTTGGGCATCATTACCAGACAAAACTGTCACCATCTTATACTTTTAAGATATCTTTTAGTTCGATCATCATATTTGAGTTTATCTACCCAGGAATggaacaaacaaattaaaatccTGTAAAATGTATACTTGATAAATTGATTTTATGATTCTTAAATGAAAATTTGCTTTAGACTCTGGACTTGTCAAGAAAGGAAGACAATGTGAATTTTAAGAGTCAAAGGACTTCAggatatgattttttttagtatatgttATTTCCAAGGTCACAACAGTATCAGGTTAATGGATTTTTGTAGTAGATTATAATGGatattaaaattagaaagaaataactctaatttttttaaaaaattacttctaGACTGaaaaaacattaacaaaatggcagCTAGGTATCTTACCTTAGGAAGCCTTCCCTCCATTTCCTTGTTTGGAAATGGTTCTTGACTGGCCCAGACAGAGAGCTCTGGGTAATAAACCTATAGAGACATAAAAGTACACACATTCAGATTCAAAACAGGATCCACTGTGAAACCACATGGGATCAGCTTAACAAACTCAACTCTCCTCAAAGGTCACTTACTTTGCAATTGCAACTCGGAGCACTGGGGAAGAGCATCAACTCTTCCAAACTGTTAGTGTGCTTCTGGATGGACACTGCACTCAGAGAGTTTAGGCTCAATGTCTTCCAAGGCTAATTCCAATATAGCAGAGATATCAATCAATGTTATCTTCAGCCCACAGAGTGGCAGCTTCATGGCATGTCCGGCTGAGCAAAGTAAGGCACTGGGGAGGCCTAACTTTCAAAGCAACCCTTAAGTGTCCTTGCAAAACTCCATGTTTATGAGATAAATGTGCCATACACTCATCAAACACTGTTGGGGGTTATCCTGATCATTTACTAGAAGGCTCAAGATTATGCACAAAGcataaggaggaaaggaagaagcagcctGCCTTCTCCCCAAGTCCATGTGGCCATTGAACACTGCTCAGCTGCCTGAACGTAGCCAAGTGTCTGAGAGGCAGGGATATAGGCAGCTTCACCATGAATGACTCGGAGAATACTAGCTGATGAACTagggggtgagggcaggggtgggacGAGGTGGAGAGAGTGAGGTGAACTAAGGAACTCTTCAGGGTTATGAGCATAAGAAGGCTGCTGACCAACTGTTCTCCATCTCCAACAAAGACAGGAGTAGGGGGTTAGGATTTAAATCACAACTATAGATTTAGGTCAGCTATAAGGGAGAACTTGGCATAAGAACTGTTAAATTACTAAAAGAATTTAGAGAGGAAAACTGTGAAATCTTCTTTAAGAAATTTAGAAACAGAATCTAACAACCATCTGTCAGGGCTAATTCACATCTGATACAGCCTCACTTGAAGGGAGGGGAAGAGATTAGATAAGATTCTCTCCAGATCTGATTCTCTAAATGCTGTAACTAAGCCTCACatgtaataaataatattaagaatCACACGGTATTAACAGGTTAACAAACAGACTTATATATCGTTTTCGGTTTGGGAAGCACTAGATGTGGCAGCCTGACCCCAGGGTAACCTCAATGTATTCAATGTCCCAATCAATCCCTTTGGTCGGGGATCTGAGGTAGGAAATGGGGATTTGGGGATAGTCTAACAGTAACTATCTTTGCTCCACTCCAGTAACATTTATGGCACATCCAAGTTTACAAAGCAGTTTTGCACGTATTACCTAATGTATCCTGACGATAAGCCTGTGAATAGGTCTCATCAttacagagatgaggaaactgaaactcaacaAGGTCACCCGACTTGCCCAAATTCACACAGTCAGTGTAGGACAGGTCTCAAACTCAAACCAGGTTTCCAGATTCTAAACTTCAGTCCCACTATCCCGATGCCCTTGAATTATCCCAGAATGCAAATTGCCTACCACCTCTCTTTCAAAATTACACCAGTCCACAGCCACCACACAAAGTTAGGTCTTAAATGTTTGAGAGCTTATCCTGCAAGAACTGGATTTTCTCACTTTGGACTGGGTCTGCTTTCTGGGCTATGTGGTTCCCCCAACTCCAACCTCCTTCCTTTATCTCAGCTTTCCTCTCCTTTG is a genomic window containing:
- the NREP gene encoding neuronal regeneration-related protein isoform X2, yielding MVYYPELSVWASQEPFPNKEMEGRLPKGRLPVPKEVNHKKSEETEAASLTPLGSDELHSPGISYLHSF
- the NREP gene encoding neuronal regeneration-related protein isoform X1, translating into MPWKTLSLNSLSAVSIQKHTNSLEELMLFPSAPSCNCKVYYPELSVWASQEPFPNKEMEGRLPKGRLPVPKEVNHKKSEETEAASLTPLGSDELHSPGISYLHSF